From one Rattus norvegicus strain BN/NHsdMcwi chromosome 7, GRCr8, whole genome shotgun sequence genomic stretch:
- the Tymp gene encoding thymidine phosphorylase isoform X3, protein MAAPGTPPPLAPETAGADSGGGSGEHRQLPELIRLKRNGGHLSEADIRNFVHALMDGRAQDTQIGAMLMAIRLQGMDLEETSVLTQALAESGQQLEWPKAWHQQLVDKHSTGGVGDKVSLVLAPALAACGCKVPMISGRSLGHTGGTLDKLESIPGFSVTQSPEQMLQILEEVGCCIVGQSEKLVPADGILYAARDVTATVDSVPLITASILSKKAVEGLSTLVVDVKFGGAAVFPDQEKARELAKMLVRVGMGLGLQVAAALTAMDNPLGRNVGHTLEVEEALLCLDGAGPPDLRDLVIRLAGGAILWLSGQAETQDQGAARVAAALDDGSALHRFQLMLSAQGVDPGLARALCSGSPTQRRQLLPHARKQEELLSPADGETGYLRHQALWSASERCRWPVYCTSSEPDAAEQGSRSDREWVPNYWSTWANGCPAGHPGSACTWTAPRSAVSSAALFWGLSCCQIEHPSRPLHPSLSLSSHRPPHSPKSPTHRCQSFRSMMLLALGPKAWPKLSQFKPLLRISRGETLHINSRHWSGQGQGQHQGPGLRTRLLITALFGAGLGWAWLAARAEKEQWRQQQRTEALRQAAVGQGDFSLLDHKGQPRCKADFRGQWVLMYFGFTHCPDICPDELEKLVQVVQKLEAEPELPLVQPVFVTVDPERDDVAAMARYVQEFHPRLLGLTGSTEQVAHASRNYRVYYSAGPKDEDQDYIVDHSIAIYLLNPDGLFTDYYGRSRSAEQIVESVRRHIAAFHSILP, encoded by the exons ATGGCAGCTCCAGGGACACCACCTCCCTTGGCCCCAGAGACAGCTGGTGCCGACTcggggggagggagtggggagcaCAGGCAGCTGCCAGAGCTGATCCGCCTCAAGCGAAATGGAGGGCATCTGAGCGAAGCAGATATCAGAAACTTCGTGCACGCGTTGATGGACGGAAGAGCACAGGACACACAAATCG GGGCCATGCTGATGGCCATTCGGCTGCAAGGCATGGACCTAGAGGAGACATCTGTGTTGACTCAGGCCCTCGCAGAGTCTGGGCAGCAACTGGAGTGGCCCAAGGCCTGGCACCAGCAGCTTGTGGACAAACACTCCACAGGAGGTGTGGGCGATAAGGTTAGCCTGGTTCTGGCACCTGCCCTGGCTGCATGTGGCTGCAAG GTACCAATGATCAGCGGACGCAGTTTGGGACACACAGGGGGCACGCTGGATAAACTGGAATCTATTCCTGGGTTCAGCGTCACCCAGAGCCCAGAACAG ATGCTGCAGATACTTGAGGAAGTCGGCTGCTGCATTGTTGGCCAGAGTGAAAAGCTAGTTCCTGCTGATGGAATCCTGTATGCTGCACGAGATGTGACAGCTACTGTGGACAGTGTACCGCTCATTACAG CGTCAATCCTCAGTAAGAAAGCCGTGGAGGGACTGTCCACTCTGGTGGTAGATGTTAAGTTTGGGGGGGCTGCAGTCTTCCCAGACCAGGAGAAGGCCCGAGAACTGGCAAAGATGTTG GTTAGAGTGGGAATGGGTCTGGGGCTGCAGGTTGCTGCAGCCCTGACCGCCATGGACAACCCTCTGGGCCGCAACGTGGGTCATACCCTGGAAGTGGAAGAAGCGTTGCTTTGCCTGGATGGTGCGGGGCCGCCGGATCTGCGGGACCTGGTCATTAGGCTAG CAGGAGGCGCCATTCTTTGGCTTAGCGGACAGGCAGAAACCCAAGACCAGGGTGCCGCCCGAGTGGCCGCGGCGTTGGATGATGGCTCTGCGCTGCACCGCTTCCAGCTGATGCTTTCGGCGCAGGGCGTAGACCCCGGCCTAGCTAGAGCATTGTGCTCCGGAAGCCCCACGCAACGCCGGCAGTTGCTGCCTCACGCCCGAAAGCAAGAAGAGCTGCTCTCACCGGCAGACGGTGAGACCGGATATCTCCGGCACCAG GCATTGTGGAGTGCGTCCGAGCGCTGCCGCTGGCCTGTGTACTGCACGAGCTCGGAGCCGGACGCAGCCGAGCAGGGCAGCCGATCAGACCGGGAGTGGGTGCCGAACTACTGGTCGACGTGGGCCAATGGTTGTCCCGCG GGACACCCTGGCTCCGCGTGCACCTGGACGGCCCCGCGCTCAGCAGTCAGCAGCGCCGCACTCTTCTGGGGGCTCTCGTGCTGTCAGATCGAGCACCCTTCAAGGCCCCTTCACCCTTCGCTGAGCTTGTCCTCCCACCGACCACCCCATAGCCCTAAATCTCCAACCCATCGCTGCCA GAGCTTCAGGTCCATGATGCTACTGGCTCTAGGGCCCAAAGCTTGGCCCAAGCTCTCTCAGTTCAAACCCCTTCTCAGGATCTCAAGGGGTGAAACTCTGCACATAAATTCCCGGCATTGGTCGGGGCAAGGCCAAGGCCAACACCAAGGCCCTGGGCTAAGGACTAGACTGTTGATCACTGCCCTGTTTGGGGCTGGGCTAGGCTGGGCCTGGCTGGCCGCTAGAGCTGAGAAGGAACAGTGGCGCCAACAACAGCGGACAGAGGCCCTGCGCCAGGCTGCTGTGGGCCAGGGTGACTTCAGCCTACTGGACCACAAAGGCCAGCCTCGATGCAAAGCCGACTTCCGAGGCCAGTGGGTGCTGATGTACTTTGGTTTTACTCACTGCCCTGATATTTGCCCCGATGAGCTGGAAAAGCTGGTGCAGGTAGTGCAGAAGCTCGAGGCAGAGCCTGAGCTGCCCCTGGTGCAGCCTGTCTTCGTCACTGTGGACCCAGAACGAGATGACGTGGCAGCCATGGCCCGATATGTGCAAGAATTCCACCCAAGGCTGCTGGGTCTGACTGGTTCTACAGAACAAGTGGCCCATGCTAGTCGCAACTACCGTGTATACTACAGCGCTGGTCCCAAGGACGAGGACCAGGACTATATTGTGGACCATTCCATTGCCATCTACTTGCTCAACCCAGATGGTCTCTTCACTGATTACTATGGTCGTAGCAGGTCAGCAGAGCAGATTGTAGAGAGTGTACGCCGGCACATAGCTGCCTTCCATAGCATACTGCCCTGA
- the Tymp gene encoding thymidine phosphorylase isoform X2 yields the protein MAAPGTPPPLAPETAGADSGGGSGEHRQLPELIRLKRNGGHLSEADIRNFVHALMDGRAQDTQIGAMLMAIRLQGMDLEETSVLTQALAESGQQLEWPKAWHQQLVDKHSTGGVGDKVSLVLAPALAACGCKVPMISGRSLGHTGGTLDKLESIPGFSVTQSPEQVQMLQILEEVGCCIVGQSEKLVPADGILYAARDVTATVDSVPLITASILSKKAVEGLSTLVVDVKFGGAAVFPDQEKARELAKMLVRVGMGLGLQVAAALTAMDNPLGRNVGHTLEVEEALLCLDGAGPPDLRDLVIRLGGAILWLSGQAETQDQGAARVAAALDDGSALHRFQLMLSAQGVDPGLARALCSGSPTQRRQLLPHARKQEELLSPADGETGYLRHQALWSASERCRWPVYCTSSEPDAAEQGSRSDREWVPNYWSTWANGCPAGHPGSACTWTAPRSAVSSAALFWGLSCCQIEHPSRPLHPSLSLSSHRPPHSPKSPTHRCQSFRSMMLLALGPKAWPKLSQFKPLLRISRGETLHINSRHWSGQGQGQHQGPGLRTRLLITALFGAGLGWAWLAARAEKEQWRQQQRTEALRQAAVGQGDFSLLDHKGQPRCKADFRGQWVLMYFGFTHCPDICPDELEKLVQVVQKLEAEPELPLVQPVFVTVDPERDDVAAMARYVQEFHPRLLGLTGSTEQVAHASRNYRVYYSAGPKDEDQDYIVDHSIAIYLLNPDGLFTDYYGRSRSAEQIVESVRRHIAAFHSILP from the exons ATGGCAGCTCCAGGGACACCACCTCCCTTGGCCCCAGAGACAGCTGGTGCCGACTcggggggagggagtggggagcaCAGGCAGCTGCCAGAGCTGATCCGCCTCAAGCGAAATGGAGGGCATCTGAGCGAAGCAGATATCAGAAACTTCGTGCACGCGTTGATGGACGGAAGAGCACAGGACACACAAATCG GGGCCATGCTGATGGCCATTCGGCTGCAAGGCATGGACCTAGAGGAGACATCTGTGTTGACTCAGGCCCTCGCAGAGTCTGGGCAGCAACTGGAGTGGCCCAAGGCCTGGCACCAGCAGCTTGTGGACAAACACTCCACAGGAGGTGTGGGCGATAAGGTTAGCCTGGTTCTGGCACCTGCCCTGGCTGCATGTGGCTGCAAG GTACCAATGATCAGCGGACGCAGTTTGGGACACACAGGGGGCACGCTGGATAAACTGGAATCTATTCCTGGGTTCAGCGTCACCCAGAGCCCAGAACAGGTACAG ATGCTGCAGATACTTGAGGAAGTCGGCTGCTGCATTGTTGGCCAGAGTGAAAAGCTAGTTCCTGCTGATGGAATCCTGTATGCTGCACGAGATGTGACAGCTACTGTGGACAGTGTACCGCTCATTACAG CGTCAATCCTCAGTAAGAAAGCCGTGGAGGGACTGTCCACTCTGGTGGTAGATGTTAAGTTTGGGGGGGCTGCAGTCTTCCCAGACCAGGAGAAGGCCCGAGAACTGGCAAAGATGTTG GTTAGAGTGGGAATGGGTCTGGGGCTGCAGGTTGCTGCAGCCCTGACCGCCATGGACAACCCTCTGGGCCGCAACGTGGGTCATACCCTGGAAGTGGAAGAAGCGTTGCTTTGCCTGGATGGTGCGGGGCCGCCGGATCTGCGGGACCTGGTCATTAGGCTAG GAGGCGCCATTCTTTGGCTTAGCGGACAGGCAGAAACCCAAGACCAGGGTGCCGCCCGAGTGGCCGCGGCGTTGGATGATGGCTCTGCGCTGCACCGCTTCCAGCTGATGCTTTCGGCGCAGGGCGTAGACCCCGGCCTAGCTAGAGCATTGTGCTCCGGAAGCCCCACGCAACGCCGGCAGTTGCTGCCTCACGCCCGAAAGCAAGAAGAGCTGCTCTCACCGGCAGACGGTGAGACCGGATATCTCCGGCACCAG GCATTGTGGAGTGCGTCCGAGCGCTGCCGCTGGCCTGTGTACTGCACGAGCTCGGAGCCGGACGCAGCCGAGCAGGGCAGCCGATCAGACCGGGAGTGGGTGCCGAACTACTGGTCGACGTGGGCCAATGGTTGTCCCGCG GGACACCCTGGCTCCGCGTGCACCTGGACGGCCCCGCGCTCAGCAGTCAGCAGCGCCGCACTCTTCTGGGGGCTCTCGTGCTGTCAGATCGAGCACCCTTCAAGGCCCCTTCACCCTTCGCTGAGCTTGTCCTCCCACCGACCACCCCATAGCCCTAAATCTCCAACCCATCGCTGCCA GAGCTTCAGGTCCATGATGCTACTGGCTCTAGGGCCCAAAGCTTGGCCCAAGCTCTCTCAGTTCAAACCCCTTCTCAGGATCTCAAGGGGTGAAACTCTGCACATAAATTCCCGGCATTGGTCGGGGCAAGGCCAAGGCCAACACCAAGGCCCTGGGCTAAGGACTAGACTGTTGATCACTGCCCTGTTTGGGGCTGGGCTAGGCTGGGCCTGGCTGGCCGCTAGAGCTGAGAAGGAACAGTGGCGCCAACAACAGCGGACAGAGGCCCTGCGCCAGGCTGCTGTGGGCCAGGGTGACTTCAGCCTACTGGACCACAAAGGCCAGCCTCGATGCAAAGCCGACTTCCGAGGCCAGTGGGTGCTGATGTACTTTGGTTTTACTCACTGCCCTGATATTTGCCCCGATGAGCTGGAAAAGCTGGTGCAGGTAGTGCAGAAGCTCGAGGCAGAGCCTGAGCTGCCCCTGGTGCAGCCTGTCTTCGTCACTGTGGACCCAGAACGAGATGACGTGGCAGCCATGGCCCGATATGTGCAAGAATTCCACCCAAGGCTGCTGGGTCTGACTGGTTCTACAGAACAAGTGGCCCATGCTAGTCGCAACTACCGTGTATACTACAGCGCTGGTCCCAAGGACGAGGACCAGGACTATATTGTGGACCATTCCATTGCCATCTACTTGCTCAACCCAGATGGTCTCTTCACTGATTACTATGGTCGTAGCAGGTCAGCAGAGCAGATTGTAGAGAGTGTACGCCGGCACATAGCTGCCTTCCATAGCATACTGCCCTGA
- the Tymp gene encoding thymidine phosphorylase isoform X1 yields the protein MAAPGTPPPLAPETAGADSGGGSGEHRQLPELIRLKRNGGHLSEADIRNFVHALMDGRAQDTQIGAMLMAIRLQGMDLEETSVLTQALAESGQQLEWPKAWHQQLVDKHSTGGVGDKVSLVLAPALAACGCKVPMISGRSLGHTGGTLDKLESIPGFSVTQSPEQVQMLQILEEVGCCIVGQSEKLVPADGILYAARDVTATVDSVPLITASILSKKAVEGLSTLVVDVKFGGAAVFPDQEKARELAKMLVRVGMGLGLQVAAALTAMDNPLGRNVGHTLEVEEALLCLDGAGPPDLRDLVIRLAGGAILWLSGQAETQDQGAARVAAALDDGSALHRFQLMLSAQGVDPGLARALCSGSPTQRRQLLPHARKQEELLSPADGETGYLRHQALWSASERCRWPVYCTSSEPDAAEQGSRSDREWVPNYWSTWANGCPAGHPGSACTWTAPRSAVSSAALFWGLSCCQIEHPSRPLHPSLSLSSHRPPHSPKSPTHRCQSFRSMMLLALGPKAWPKLSQFKPLLRISRGETLHINSRHWSGQGQGQHQGPGLRTRLLITALFGAGLGWAWLAARAEKEQWRQQQRTEALRQAAVGQGDFSLLDHKGQPRCKADFRGQWVLMYFGFTHCPDICPDELEKLVQVVQKLEAEPELPLVQPVFVTVDPERDDVAAMARYVQEFHPRLLGLTGSTEQVAHASRNYRVYYSAGPKDEDQDYIVDHSIAIYLLNPDGLFTDYYGRSRSAEQIVESVRRHIAAFHSILP from the exons ATGGCAGCTCCAGGGACACCACCTCCCTTGGCCCCAGAGACAGCTGGTGCCGACTcggggggagggagtggggagcaCAGGCAGCTGCCAGAGCTGATCCGCCTCAAGCGAAATGGAGGGCATCTGAGCGAAGCAGATATCAGAAACTTCGTGCACGCGTTGATGGACGGAAGAGCACAGGACACACAAATCG GGGCCATGCTGATGGCCATTCGGCTGCAAGGCATGGACCTAGAGGAGACATCTGTGTTGACTCAGGCCCTCGCAGAGTCTGGGCAGCAACTGGAGTGGCCCAAGGCCTGGCACCAGCAGCTTGTGGACAAACACTCCACAGGAGGTGTGGGCGATAAGGTTAGCCTGGTTCTGGCACCTGCCCTGGCTGCATGTGGCTGCAAG GTACCAATGATCAGCGGACGCAGTTTGGGACACACAGGGGGCACGCTGGATAAACTGGAATCTATTCCTGGGTTCAGCGTCACCCAGAGCCCAGAACAGGTACAG ATGCTGCAGATACTTGAGGAAGTCGGCTGCTGCATTGTTGGCCAGAGTGAAAAGCTAGTTCCTGCTGATGGAATCCTGTATGCTGCACGAGATGTGACAGCTACTGTGGACAGTGTACCGCTCATTACAG CGTCAATCCTCAGTAAGAAAGCCGTGGAGGGACTGTCCACTCTGGTGGTAGATGTTAAGTTTGGGGGGGCTGCAGTCTTCCCAGACCAGGAGAAGGCCCGAGAACTGGCAAAGATGTTG GTTAGAGTGGGAATGGGTCTGGGGCTGCAGGTTGCTGCAGCCCTGACCGCCATGGACAACCCTCTGGGCCGCAACGTGGGTCATACCCTGGAAGTGGAAGAAGCGTTGCTTTGCCTGGATGGTGCGGGGCCGCCGGATCTGCGGGACCTGGTCATTAGGCTAG CAGGAGGCGCCATTCTTTGGCTTAGCGGACAGGCAGAAACCCAAGACCAGGGTGCCGCCCGAGTGGCCGCGGCGTTGGATGATGGCTCTGCGCTGCACCGCTTCCAGCTGATGCTTTCGGCGCAGGGCGTAGACCCCGGCCTAGCTAGAGCATTGTGCTCCGGAAGCCCCACGCAACGCCGGCAGTTGCTGCCTCACGCCCGAAAGCAAGAAGAGCTGCTCTCACCGGCAGACGGTGAGACCGGATATCTCCGGCACCAG GCATTGTGGAGTGCGTCCGAGCGCTGCCGCTGGCCTGTGTACTGCACGAGCTCGGAGCCGGACGCAGCCGAGCAGGGCAGCCGATCAGACCGGGAGTGGGTGCCGAACTACTGGTCGACGTGGGCCAATGGTTGTCCCGCG GGACACCCTGGCTCCGCGTGCACCTGGACGGCCCCGCGCTCAGCAGTCAGCAGCGCCGCACTCTTCTGGGGGCTCTCGTGCTGTCAGATCGAGCACCCTTCAAGGCCCCTTCACCCTTCGCTGAGCTTGTCCTCCCACCGACCACCCCATAGCCCTAAATCTCCAACCCATCGCTGCCA GAGCTTCAGGTCCATGATGCTACTGGCTCTAGGGCCCAAAGCTTGGCCCAAGCTCTCTCAGTTCAAACCCCTTCTCAGGATCTCAAGGGGTGAAACTCTGCACATAAATTCCCGGCATTGGTCGGGGCAAGGCCAAGGCCAACACCAAGGCCCTGGGCTAAGGACTAGACTGTTGATCACTGCCCTGTTTGGGGCTGGGCTAGGCTGGGCCTGGCTGGCCGCTAGAGCTGAGAAGGAACAGTGGCGCCAACAACAGCGGACAGAGGCCCTGCGCCAGGCTGCTGTGGGCCAGGGTGACTTCAGCCTACTGGACCACAAAGGCCAGCCTCGATGCAAAGCCGACTTCCGAGGCCAGTGGGTGCTGATGTACTTTGGTTTTACTCACTGCCCTGATATTTGCCCCGATGAGCTGGAAAAGCTGGTGCAGGTAGTGCAGAAGCTCGAGGCAGAGCCTGAGCTGCCCCTGGTGCAGCCTGTCTTCGTCACTGTGGACCCAGAACGAGATGACGTGGCAGCCATGGCCCGATATGTGCAAGAATTCCACCCAAGGCTGCTGGGTCTGACTGGTTCTACAGAACAAGTGGCCCATGCTAGTCGCAACTACCGTGTATACTACAGCGCTGGTCCCAAGGACGAGGACCAGGACTATATTGTGGACCATTCCATTGCCATCTACTTGCTCAACCCAGATGGTCTCTTCACTGATTACTATGGTCGTAGCAGGTCAGCAGAGCAGATTGTAGAGAGTGTACGCCGGCACATAGCTGCCTTCCATAGCATACTGCCCTGA
- the Tymp gene encoding thymidine phosphorylase isoform X5: protein MGLGLQVAAALTAMDNPLGRNVGHTLEVEEALLCLDGAGPPDLRDLVIRLAGGAILWLSGQAETQDQGAARVAAALDDGSALHRFQLMLSAQGVDPGLARALCSGSPTQRRQLLPHARKQEELLSPADGETGYLRHQALWSASERCRWPVYCTSSEPDAAEQGSRSDREWVPNYWSTWANGCPAGHPGSACTWTAPRSAVSSAALFWGLSCCQIEHPSRPLHPSLSLSSHRPPHSPKSPTHRCQSFRSMMLLALGPKAWPKLSQFKPLLRISRGETLHINSRHWSGQGQGQHQGPGLRTRLLITALFGAGLGWAWLAARAEKEQWRQQQRTEALRQAAVGQGDFSLLDHKGQPRCKADFRGQWVLMYFGFTHCPDICPDELEKLVQVVQKLEAEPELPLVQPVFVTVDPERDDVAAMARYVQEFHPRLLGLTGSTEQVAHASRNYRVYYSAGPKDEDQDYIVDHSIAIYLLNPDGLFTDYYGRSRSAEQIVESVRRHIAAFHSILP, encoded by the exons ATGGGTCTGGGGCTGCAGGTTGCTGCAGCCCTGACCGCCATGGACAACCCTCTGGGCCGCAACGTGGGTCATACCCTGGAAGTGGAAGAAGCGTTGCTTTGCCTGGATGGTGCGGGGCCGCCGGATCTGCGGGACCTGGTCATTAGGCTAG CAGGAGGCGCCATTCTTTGGCTTAGCGGACAGGCAGAAACCCAAGACCAGGGTGCCGCCCGAGTGGCCGCGGCGTTGGATGATGGCTCTGCGCTGCACCGCTTCCAGCTGATGCTTTCGGCGCAGGGCGTAGACCCCGGCCTAGCTAGAGCATTGTGCTCCGGAAGCCCCACGCAACGCCGGCAGTTGCTGCCTCACGCCCGAAAGCAAGAAGAGCTGCTCTCACCGGCAGACGGTGAGACCGGATATCTCCGGCACCAG GCATTGTGGAGTGCGTCCGAGCGCTGCCGCTGGCCTGTGTACTGCACGAGCTCGGAGCCGGACGCAGCCGAGCAGGGCAGCCGATCAGACCGGGAGTGGGTGCCGAACTACTGGTCGACGTGGGCCAATGGTTGTCCCGCG GGACACCCTGGCTCCGCGTGCACCTGGACGGCCCCGCGCTCAGCAGTCAGCAGCGCCGCACTCTTCTGGGGGCTCTCGTGCTGTCAGATCGAGCACCCTTCAAGGCCCCTTCACCCTTCGCTGAGCTTGTCCTCCCACCGACCACCCCATAGCCCTAAATCTCCAACCCATCGCTGCCA GAGCTTCAGGTCCATGATGCTACTGGCTCTAGGGCCCAAAGCTTGGCCCAAGCTCTCTCAGTTCAAACCCCTTCTCAGGATCTCAAGGGGTGAAACTCTGCACATAAATTCCCGGCATTGGTCGGGGCAAGGCCAAGGCCAACACCAAGGCCCTGGGCTAAGGACTAGACTGTTGATCACTGCCCTGTTTGGGGCTGGGCTAGGCTGGGCCTGGCTGGCCGCTAGAGCTGAGAAGGAACAGTGGCGCCAACAACAGCGGACAGAGGCCCTGCGCCAGGCTGCTGTGGGCCAGGGTGACTTCAGCCTACTGGACCACAAAGGCCAGCCTCGATGCAAAGCCGACTTCCGAGGCCAGTGGGTGCTGATGTACTTTGGTTTTACTCACTGCCCTGATATTTGCCCCGATGAGCTGGAAAAGCTGGTGCAGGTAGTGCAGAAGCTCGAGGCAGAGCCTGAGCTGCCCCTGGTGCAGCCTGTCTTCGTCACTGTGGACCCAGAACGAGATGACGTGGCAGCCATGGCCCGATATGTGCAAGAATTCCACCCAAGGCTGCTGGGTCTGACTGGTTCTACAGAACAAGTGGCCCATGCTAGTCGCAACTACCGTGTATACTACAGCGCTGGTCCCAAGGACGAGGACCAGGACTATATTGTGGACCATTCCATTGCCATCTACTTGCTCAACCCAGATGGTCTCTTCACTGATTACTATGGTCGTAGCAGGTCAGCAGAGCAGATTGTAGAGAGTGTACGCCGGCACATAGCTGCCTTCCATAGCATACTGCCCTGA
- the Tymp gene encoding thymidine phosphorylase isoform X4, which yields MAAPGTPPPLAPETAGADSGGGSGEHRQLPELIRLKRNGGHLSEADIRNFVHALMDGRAQDTQIGAMLMAIRLQGMDLEETSVLTQALAESGQQLEWPKAWHQQLVDKHSTGGVGDKVSLVLAPALAACGCKVPMISGRSLGHTGGTLDKLESIPGFSVTQSPEQMLQILEEVGCCIVGQSEKLVPADGILYAARDVTATVDSVPLITASILSKKAVEGLSTLVVDVKFGGAAVFPDQEKARELAKMLVRVGMGLGLQVAAALTAMDNPLGRNVGHTLEVEEALLCLDGAGPPDLRDLVIRLGGAILWLSGQAETQDQGAARVAAALDDGSALHRFQLMLSAQGVDPGLARALCSGSPTQRRQLLPHARKQEELLSPADGETGYLRHQALWSASERCRWPVYCTSSEPDAAEQGSRSDREWVPNYWSTWANGCPAGHPGSACTWTAPRSAVSSAALFWGLSCCQIEHPSRPLHPSLSLSSHRPPHSPKSPTHRCQSFRSMMLLALGPKAWPKLSQFKPLLRISRGETLHINSRHWSGQGQGQHQGPGLRTRLLITALFGAGLGWAWLAARAEKEQWRQQQRTEALRQAAVGQGDFSLLDHKGQPRCKADFRGQWVLMYFGFTHCPDICPDELEKLVQVVQKLEAEPELPLVQPVFVTVDPERDDVAAMARYVQEFHPRLLGLTGSTEQVAHASRNYRVYYSAGPKDEDQDYIVDHSIAIYLLNPDGLFTDYYGRSRSAEQIVESVRRHIAAFHSILP from the exons ATGGCAGCTCCAGGGACACCACCTCCCTTGGCCCCAGAGACAGCTGGTGCCGACTcggggggagggagtggggagcaCAGGCAGCTGCCAGAGCTGATCCGCCTCAAGCGAAATGGAGGGCATCTGAGCGAAGCAGATATCAGAAACTTCGTGCACGCGTTGATGGACGGAAGAGCACAGGACACACAAATCG GGGCCATGCTGATGGCCATTCGGCTGCAAGGCATGGACCTAGAGGAGACATCTGTGTTGACTCAGGCCCTCGCAGAGTCTGGGCAGCAACTGGAGTGGCCCAAGGCCTGGCACCAGCAGCTTGTGGACAAACACTCCACAGGAGGTGTGGGCGATAAGGTTAGCCTGGTTCTGGCACCTGCCCTGGCTGCATGTGGCTGCAAG GTACCAATGATCAGCGGACGCAGTTTGGGACACACAGGGGGCACGCTGGATAAACTGGAATCTATTCCTGGGTTCAGCGTCACCCAGAGCCCAGAACAG ATGCTGCAGATACTTGAGGAAGTCGGCTGCTGCATTGTTGGCCAGAGTGAAAAGCTAGTTCCTGCTGATGGAATCCTGTATGCTGCACGAGATGTGACAGCTACTGTGGACAGTGTACCGCTCATTACAG CGTCAATCCTCAGTAAGAAAGCCGTGGAGGGACTGTCCACTCTGGTGGTAGATGTTAAGTTTGGGGGGGCTGCAGTCTTCCCAGACCAGGAGAAGGCCCGAGAACTGGCAAAGATGTTG GTTAGAGTGGGAATGGGTCTGGGGCTGCAGGTTGCTGCAGCCCTGACCGCCATGGACAACCCTCTGGGCCGCAACGTGGGTCATACCCTGGAAGTGGAAGAAGCGTTGCTTTGCCTGGATGGTGCGGGGCCGCCGGATCTGCGGGACCTGGTCATTAGGCTAG GAGGCGCCATTCTTTGGCTTAGCGGACAGGCAGAAACCCAAGACCAGGGTGCCGCCCGAGTGGCCGCGGCGTTGGATGATGGCTCTGCGCTGCACCGCTTCCAGCTGATGCTTTCGGCGCAGGGCGTAGACCCCGGCCTAGCTAGAGCATTGTGCTCCGGAAGCCCCACGCAACGCCGGCAGTTGCTGCCTCACGCCCGAAAGCAAGAAGAGCTGCTCTCACCGGCAGACGGTGAGACCGGATATCTCCGGCACCAG GCATTGTGGAGTGCGTCCGAGCGCTGCCGCTGGCCTGTGTACTGCACGAGCTCGGAGCCGGACGCAGCCGAGCAGGGCAGCCGATCAGACCGGGAGTGGGTGCCGAACTACTGGTCGACGTGGGCCAATGGTTGTCCCGCG GGACACCCTGGCTCCGCGTGCACCTGGACGGCCCCGCGCTCAGCAGTCAGCAGCGCCGCACTCTTCTGGGGGCTCTCGTGCTGTCAGATCGAGCACCCTTCAAGGCCCCTTCACCCTTCGCTGAGCTTGTCCTCCCACCGACCACCCCATAGCCCTAAATCTCCAACCCATCGCTGCCA GAGCTTCAGGTCCATGATGCTACTGGCTCTAGGGCCCAAAGCTTGGCCCAAGCTCTCTCAGTTCAAACCCCTTCTCAGGATCTCAAGGGGTGAAACTCTGCACATAAATTCCCGGCATTGGTCGGGGCAAGGCCAAGGCCAACACCAAGGCCCTGGGCTAAGGACTAGACTGTTGATCACTGCCCTGTTTGGGGCTGGGCTAGGCTGGGCCTGGCTGGCCGCTAGAGCTGAGAAGGAACAGTGGCGCCAACAACAGCGGACAGAGGCCCTGCGCCAGGCTGCTGTGGGCCAGGGTGACTTCAGCCTACTGGACCACAAAGGCCAGCCTCGATGCAAAGCCGACTTCCGAGGCCAGTGGGTGCTGATGTACTTTGGTTTTACTCACTGCCCTGATATTTGCCCCGATGAGCTGGAAAAGCTGGTGCAGGTAGTGCAGAAGCTCGAGGCAGAGCCTGAGCTGCCCCTGGTGCAGCCTGTCTTCGTCACTGTGGACCCAGAACGAGATGACGTGGCAGCCATGGCCCGATATGTGCAAGAATTCCACCCAAGGCTGCTGGGTCTGACTGGTTCTACAGAACAAGTGGCCCATGCTAGTCGCAACTACCGTGTATACTACAGCGCTGGTCCCAAGGACGAGGACCAGGACTATATTGTGGACCATTCCATTGCCATCTACTTGCTCAACCCAGATGGTCTCTTCACTGATTACTATGGTCGTAGCAGGTCAGCAGAGCAGATTGTAGAGAGTGTACGCCGGCACATAGCTGCCTTCCATAGCATACTGCCCTGA